From a region of the Theobroma cacao cultivar B97-61/B2 chromosome 8, Criollo_cocoa_genome_V2, whole genome shotgun sequence genome:
- the LOC108663007 gene encoding uncharacterized protein LOC108663007 — MVRKPLILYLTVNKNSMGCVLRQHDETGKKERAVYYLSKKFTKYESKYSAIEKMCCALAWTVQRLRQYMLYHTTWFVTKLDPIKYIFEKPYLFGRIARWQVLLSEYDIVYVSQKSIKGSAIADFLADRANEDYESISFDFPDEDLMVVLHIENDDSNELNLWKMYFNGASNTLGHGIGAVLISPNGKYYPATTRLNFNCTNNMAEYEVLVMGLQAAIEMKADMIDVYEDSALVICQMRELSKQFKEISFNHLPREENQIADALATLAAMFKIKEATDVRPFDLEVREVSVHCLNVEEEVDGKPWYHDIMPYIQHQAYPENVTDNDKRTLRRLAMGFFLSGEVLYKRSPDQVLLRCVDITEDNKIMKEVHEGTCGAHANGHMLARQIMRAGYYWLTLELDCINFARKCHKCQVYADRIHAPPAPLHIFIAH; from the exons ATGGTTAGAAAACctcttattttgtatttgactGTGAACAAGAATTCTATGGGATGTGTATTGAGACAACATGATGAAACGGGGAAGAAAGAACGGGCCGTATATTACTTGAGCAAGAAATTCACGAAGTATGAGTCCAAATATTCTGCGATCGAAAAGATGTGTTGTGCGCTAGCATGGACTGTCCAGAGGCTCCGACAGTATATGTTGTATCACACAACATGGTTTGTGACGAAATTAGATCCCatcaagtatatttttgaaaaacccTACCTGTTTGGAAGAATAGCTCGATGGCAAGTGCTATTGTCTGAgtatgatattgtgtatgtatcccaaaaatcaatcaaagggAGCGCCATCGCCGATTTCCTTGCAGATCGAGCTAATGAGGATTATGAATCTATAAGTTTCGATTTTCCAGATGAAGATTTGATGGTCGTCTTGCACATAGAAAATGATGATTCCAATGAACTTAATCTATGGAAGATGTATTTTAATGGAGCATCCAATACTTTGGGGCACGGAATTGGGGCAGTGTTGATTTCTCCAAATGGAAAGTATTATCCAGCCACAACGAGATTAAATTTCAATTGTACTAATAATATGGCGGAGTATGAAGTGTTGGTAATGGGATTACAAGCAGCAATCGAGATGAAGGCTGACATGATAGATGTTTACGAAGATTCGGCTTTGGTGATATGTCAAATGAGAG AATTAAGCAAACAGTTCAAAGAAATCAGCTTCAACCATTTGCCTCGAGAAGAGAATCAGATTGCTGATGCTTTGGCCACCCTCGCAGcgatgttcaaaataaaagaagcgACTGATGTACGCCCTTTTGATTTAGAAGTCCGTGAAGTCTCTGTACACTGCTTGAATGTTGAGGAAGAGGTTGATGGTAAGCCGTGGTATCATGATATCATGCCATACATCCAGCACCAGGCATATCCTGAGAATGTCACGGACAATGACAAGCGAACTCTTAGAAGATTAGCAATGGGTTTCTTCCTTAGCGGAGAAGTGCTCTACAAAAGGAGTCCAGATCAAGTACTCTTGAGATGTGTGGATATTACGGAAgacaacaaaataatgaaagaagTCCACGAAGGAACTTGTGGAGCTCATGCTAATGGACATATGTTGGCTAGACAAATTATGAGAGCTGGTTATTATTGGTTGACATTGGAATTAGACTGCATAAACTTTGCTCGAAAATGCCACAAGTGTCAAGTTTACGCTGATAGAATCCATGCTCCACCAGCCCCATTGCACATTTTCATAGCACATTGA